In Bacteroidota bacterium, the genomic window CGGTATAAACACACAAACTAAAAAGGGCGTGGCTTGCGCATCTTTCAATACGCAAACCACGCCTAACTTTGCACTGATCACAGGAACAGGGTTTAGCGCATAAGTACAGCGCGCTCGGTGTGTTGTGTTGCACCTGAAACTATCCGAATGAAATAAACGCCGTTAACGGCTCCGGCGCCATCCCACGTCATGTTGTGCTTGCCTGCAGGCAACACGGCGTTGTGCAAGGAAGCAACCTGGCGGCCAAGTAAATCATACACTTCAACAGCCACGTGCTGACTAGACGCGACATCCAGCTGCATATTTACCCGAGAAGCGAATGGATTGGGATAGGGTGCTGACACGGTAAAACCACTGGGCAGGCTTGCTACAGATTCCGTGCTAACCGACACCTGGCCACCGGAGGAAAAACGGGCCATAAAAATGTCATTCTGGCCGGCGCCAAACCTTATATCTTCGCCCGTGCTGTAGTCCACATCCAACTCACCGCCAAAACCACCAGTTAGTACCACATTGTATAAGGAGTCAAAAGCGACGCCATGGCCGCCGCTTAATCCCGTTGACGGCAAACTGAACATGGTTCTGAATGCCCCGAGGCTATCATAGCTTGCCACAAAGACATCTGACCCAGAAGTTGAAGAAATGATAGCTGTATCCAGGCCTGGATCAAAGTCGACTTCACCAATGTGTGAACCCGTGATAAAGCTCACGCCGTCTTTATCAGTAAACACATCTTTGGATTCACTGGTACCGCCTTTAAACACATTCGCAAATCTGAGTTCACCAGTTGGTTTGTAGCTTGCCAGAAACGCGCTGCCCAACGCATCAGCTGAGCGTTGAACCAGATCACCATCGCCATCAGCATCTTCCGGGTCATATGCAACGACACCAACGCTTTCACCTGACATGTAGATATTGTCTGCAGCATCTATTCCCAATTCAACCTTGCGCTCGATCACAATACGGTTGGCAGTATCGTAGGTGTATACAAATCTGAAACGGCCGGCATCGTCGTAGCTTACCAGGTACATATCAGACAACGACTCAGCGACGCGAATCTCCGTGTCGCCATCTCCATCTTTGTCCTCCGGATCAAAAGCCACTTCGCCGACAAAGAAACCGGCAACATATACATTTTTCTGTGAGTCAACTGCGATACCTGCTCCATAATCGAGACTCGGACCGCCAAATCCGTATGCATAACGGTACGCACCAGTTTTGGTATAGCTGGCAATGAATACATCAGAATTGCCGTTATTCGCCAGCACACCGGTTGTGTCTGCGGGATTGAAATCGAGTGCGGTTACATAGTGTCCCGTCACATAAACATTGTCGTCTTCATCCAGCGTAACGGCATATCCATTCCCGTTGGATGTATTTTCACCGCCCGCCGGAGACACAGCAAACTGTACTTCCCCATTGCTGTTGTAACCGGCTATAAAGAAGTTGCCCGAAGTGCCCAACTCTCCCATTGGATCCGGATCAAAATCGAGATACCCAAACGGTTGGTGGCCTGTGATCACAAAAAAACCATCAGGCGCCACAGCGATGTCGCCAACCGATTCATGGCTTGCAAACGGTCCACTGATACTGAATGCAAAGCGCATCGTACCCAGTGGATCGTATGAGGCTACAAATGCATCCGTGTTATTATTTGCCAGAAAACGTTGGCCGGCGCCCGGATCAAAATCCAGTGTATCTCTGAAATTTCCTACAAAATAGGCGTTGCCTGCCTTATCCATTTCAACCTCAACGCCGAGGTCAAATGACGTCCCGCCAAGGCTGTGTACAAATTGTGCGTTGGCCGGCAGAGCAACACAAAGCAATAGCAGAAGCAGACAAACAGACGTGGAACGTGGGGATATGTGGTATAAATAATTCATTTCTCTTGACGCGTATAATTGATGAACAAGGGAACTCCAATTCATCTAGCGACAAAAAAAACAGATTGTGGACACGGCGAATATTATGTGCCACAAACTTGGCTGCTCATCCGCGGGGCAGCATTATTTCGAAGGTTGTACCTTTACCCGGCACACTCGAAACACCCATCTCGCCACCATAACTCATGGTTACGATATCGTAAGCAAGCGACAACCCGAGGCCTGTACCTTTGCCCGTAGGTTTGGTTGAATAGAAAGGCTCAAAGACTTTTTTAGTAACCTCATCGGGTATCCCTGGCCCATTGTCATGCAGACGAATAACCACGGCGCCAAAGCGAGAAACGGTCTCTATGGTAATTTCCGGTTGATAGGCCGCATGTTCAGGTGATTTCTTTTTCTCACACACAGCATAGATAGCATTGTCAATCAAATTCACCAGGACACGCCCGAGCTCCTGCGGCGCGAGTTCATAGTCTCCAATATGGGCATCAAGTTGCTGCTTAACGGTAATGTCGCACGCATGTTTTGTTTGCTTGACCCCATAAAATGACAGCTCAACTATTTCCTGCACAAACGCATTAATATTGGTGGGCAACCGCTCCTGGCGCGTCGCGTTGGCGTGCTCAAGCATACTCTGTACAATACCGTCAGCACGGTGGCTGTGCTCGTTTACCTTTTGCGCGTTAAACGAAAAGTCCTGAATAATCGACTCAAACTTATCGGCCACATCTTCTACCTTCTGCTCTTTGCCTTCGTGGATTTCAGTGATCAATTCCTGTGACAGTTCGACATTGAGTTTGGAAAAGTTGATGATAAAGTTCAGCGGATTGCGAATTTCATGGGCAACGCCGGCCGTGAGTTGCCCCAACGAGGCCATTTTCTCCGAGTGAATAAGCTTTTGTTGCGCACTTTTCAGGTCGTGATGTACAGCCTGCAAATTGGTGTGCGCCACGCTTTTTTGTCGGTACAGCCGATACGCAAAGAGCGCAAGGCCTAGCAACAGAAAAAAAGCAAGCAACATGAGTAATATCAGCCGTTGTTGGCCGGCCCGGTCTCGTTCCAGGCCTTGAATTTTCAGTTGCTGCTCCTGGGATTGAAACTGGGTACGCAGCGCAGCAAGGACTGCTTCATTCTCTTTATTGAAAAGCGAGTCGTTAGCGGCTTTAA contains:
- a CDS encoding T9SS type A sorting domain-containing protein, with product MNYLYHISPRSTSVCLLLLLLCVALPANAQFVHSLGGTSFDLGVEVEMDKAGNAYFVGNFRDTLDFDPGAGQRFLANNNTDAFVASYDPLGTMRFAFSISGPFASHESVGDIAVAPDGFFVITGHQPFGYLDFDPDPMGELGTSGNFFIAGYNSNGEVQFAVSPAGGENTSNGNGYAVTLDEDDNVYVTGHYVTALDFNPADTTGVLANNGNSDVFIASYTKTGAYRYAYGFGGPSLDYGAGIAVDSQKNVYVAGFFVGEVAFDPEDKDGDGDTEIRVAESLSDMYLVSYDDAGRFRFVYTYDTANRIVIERKVELGIDAADNIYMSGESVGVVAYDPEDADGDGDLVQRSADALGSAFLASYKPTGELRFANVFKGGTSESKDVFTDKDGVSFITGSHIGEVDFDPGLDTAIISSTSGSDVFVASYDSLGAFRTMFSLPSTGLSGGHGVAFDSLYNVVLTGGFGGELDVDYSTGEDIRFGAGQNDIFMARFSSGGQVSVSTESVASLPSGFTVSAPYPNPFASRVNMQLDVASSQHVAVEVYDLLGRQVASLHNAVLPAGKHNMTWDGAGAVNGVYFIRIVSGATQHTERAVLMR